The DNA sequence CTGCCACATTGGCGTTTGCACCATTAATTAGTAATGCTTGTACTAGCTTCATGCTCAAGGGTAGCGACGGTGGCTCTGTGTATGGTCGGACTATGGAATTTGGTATGCCACTCAAGTCTGAGCTTATTACCATTCCTAAGAACTACGCATTAAAGGGAATTGGCGCTGATGGTCAATATGGTTCTGGTCGTAGCTGGACTACTAAATATGCTGTCGCCGGAATGAATCCATTAGGCCTGCCAGAGTTGGTTGATGGCATGAATGAAAAAGGTTTGATGGGTGGTGTACTCAATCTTCCGAATAGCGCTCAATACCAAGCAGTTTCTGCTGCTGAATCTGCCAATAGCATTAACTCAGTCCAAGTGCTTACTTATGCACTATCTAATTTCGCAACTGTGGATGAGATTAAAGCAGGCCTACAGCAGATTAAAGTCAATGGTGCCAAGCTTGCGATCTATGGAACTGCTACCCCACTAGTGCATTACACCTTCCATGACGCTAAAGGCAAAAGCATCGTAGTGGAGTACGTTAAAGGCCAATTGACGATTTTTGATAATCCAACCACCGTCATGACCAATGATCCGCCGTTTGAGTATCATCTGCGCGATATTGGTAACTATGTCAATCTTTCTAATGTCGAAAAACCACCACTAAAAATTAATGGTGCGACTTTCAATGCGCCTAGTTCGGGCACTGGCTTGCATGGTATGCCTGGTGATTTCTTAAGCACAAGTCGTTTTATTCGTGCACTGTTTTTATCTAACTCAGTACCAACCAGTTTTACAACTGCGCAAATGGGTGATGCTGCTTGGCATATTCTGGGAAGCTTTGATATTCCACCTGGCTCTGTAACATTGCCTGCAAGCAATCCTTACGGTGGTGGTGTTGGTGGCTACGAAGTCACTGAGTGGAGTGTCGTAGCCAACAATAAGAATATGACTTACAGCGTCAAGATGTATGAAAACACCAATATCTATGTATTTGACTTTAAAAAGTTGGACGTAAACGCTAAAGAGATCAAGTCAGTGAAGCTAAATCAGCCTAAATTAACGCTTCCGCTTAACTGAAGTAGGGTGGATGAGCCAAACCCCCGGCACTGGCAGAAATTGGGTTTGGCTGCTTCGTTCCCGACCTGACCAGGTTATCCAACCCACCATGCGGGGAGGCCCATCCAATTCCATTTTAGCTTGTTAGAATGTAAGACATGACAGCACTGGCATTGGCCCGTTCGTGGCGCCCCAAAACCTTCTCTGAATTAGTTGGCCAAGACCATGTGGTTAAGGCATTAACCCATGCTTTGGATCAGGGTCGCCTGCACCATGCATGGCTCTTTACGGGTACCCGTGGGGTAGGCAAGACGACAATTGCCAGAATTATGGCCAAAGCTCTCAATTGCACGGGATCCGATGGTTCCGGCAAGATGACTTCAGAGCCATGCGGAAAATGCCCAGCTTGCATGGAAATCGATGCCGGTCGCTTTGTTGACTATATCGAGATGGATGCTGCAAGTAATCGTGGTGTTGACGATATTGCCTCTCTCCTAGAAAAAGCAGCTTATGCACCAAGTAATGGTCGCTATAAGGTTTACATGATTGACGAAGTGCACATGCTCACCAATCATGCCTTTAATGCCATGCTCAAAACTTTGGAAGAACCTCCAGAGCACGTTAAATTTATTTTGGCTACAACCGATCCACAAAAGATCCCTGTAACTATTTTGTCACGCTGCTTGCAGTTCAATCTCAAGCAAATGCCAGTACCGCTCATCGTTGAGCATTTAGAAAAAGTACTCGCATCAGAAAAAGTCGAGTACGAAGTCAATGCCTTGCGTGTCTTGGCTAAAGCAGCCCAAGGCTCTATGCGTGATGCCTTGTCACTTACAGACCAAGCTATTGCTTATGCCGCCGGCAAAGTGACTGAAGAGTCTGTGCGCGGCATGCTCGGCACATTAGATGATGCTTATCTCATTCGCATTCTCGATTGCTTAATTGCTAAAGATGGCGCAAGCCTTCTCTCTGTTGCAAATGAAATGGGCGAGCGCAGCATGTCTTTCTCATTAGCATTGCAAGATCTCTCTAGCTTGTTGCAAAAGATTGCAGCAGCACAAGTTGTTCCAGAGTCTATATTGGATGATTGGCCAGAAGCAGGTGAGATTCGTCGTTTGGCTGGTCAACTCACCAAAGAAGAAGCGCAACTCTTCTATCAAATCACCATTACAAGTCGTCCAGATTTGTCGCTGGCACCGGATGAGCAAACTGGCTTTGCCATGACACTCTTGCGTATGTTGGCATTTCGTCCGGGAAACAATAATGGTGGAGGCGGCGGCTCTACAGTACCCTCATCACCTTCGGCTCCACCAGTAAGCTCTGCTCGCCCAACACCTGCTGCGCAATCATCCGCACCAGCGGCCAGAACGGCTGTTCCTGCGCCTGCAGCAAAACCTGCTTCTCCAGTACCATCATCTGCTGCTTCAGCCCCGGTTGCTGCTGCAGGTAACTCAGCAGAACGTCCCGATTGGCATGCATTGATGCGTCAGCTGCCAGTTAAAGGCTTAGTGCAACAGTTGGCGTTTCAGACGGAGTTACAAGATTGGAATGATTCAGCGGCTGGAGTGCGTGCAACGATTGTGACGCCAATGCCCCAGCTGGCTTCCGAAGCTTCTGTTGGTCGTTTATGCGATGCACTGACTGCACACTTTGGTAAGCCGGTGAAGATCGTGATTGAAAAGGGTGAGGTAGAGGGAAAAACCGTAGCTAAGGTTGATGCCCAGATTCATCAAGAGAAAAGAATGAACGCTGAACAAATGATTGCTGCCGATCCCTTTATTCAGCAATTAGAAAAAGAGTTTGGTGCCAAAGTTGTTGGTGGCTCAGTAAAACCACTTTAATTTGATCACTCAATACAAGCTCTTTAATTTAAATATCAATATTCAAAAGCACTAAGGAAATAAAGCGATGATGAAAGGTGGACTTGCTGGCCTCATGAAACAGGCTCAGCAGATGCAAGAGAAGATGAAAACTGCGCAAGCTGAATTGACTGCGTTGGAAGTGACTGGCCAAGCGGCTGGTGGCTTGGTTAAAGTAACGATCTCTGGCAAATACGAACTTAAGCGTGTGCAAATTGATCCAGGCGCAATGGATGATCGCGAGATGTTGGAAGACCTCATCGTGACTGCCTATACAGAAGCATTTAAGCAAGTAGAAGCCGCTAGCGCGCAGATGATGTCTGGCGCCACTGCCGGTATGCCAATGCCTCCTGGCTTCAAGTTGCCGTTCTAACTTCATTATTTAGTTGAATTCTGAATGGCACGTATAGAGGCACCTCAAGACGCACTCGGTCGATTGATCGAGGCTTTGCGCGTGCTTCCTGGAGTAGGCCCTAAGTCTGCCCAGCGCATGGCGTTCTACCTACTGCAGCATGATCGCAATGGCGCTGCTGTACTAGCTCAGTCATTAGGCGAAGCGGTTGAAACGGTAGGGCACTGCGCTCGTTGCAATACATTTTCGGAAACACAGATTTGCAGCACTTGCTCTGATGAGCGTCGCGATCCATCACTTCTGTGTATTGTGGAAACACCAGCTGACCAAGTCATGGTGGAGCAGACTCTCAGCTTCAAAGGCAATTACTTTGTATTGATGGGACGCCTTTCACCGCTGGATGGCATGGGCCCAAATGAAATCGGCTTTGATCGCCTACTCAATCGTATTGAGACTCCTGATACCGGTGTTCCAATTCGGGAAGTAGTCTTGGCCACCAACTTCACCAGTGAGGGCGAAGCAACTGCCCATTACATTGGCGAGGTCCTTAAATCCAAAGGCATTAAGGTGACTCGCATTGCGCGCGGCATTCCGGTGGGCGGTGAACTCGAGTATGTTGATGCTGGCACTTTAGCTAGAGCCTTGATGGATCGTCGTTGAATGTCGATCAAAGTTCAATTATCAGCATCATTAGTCCATGATGCTAAATCTGCTTCTGAGATTTCAGGCAGAAGTATTCCAGAGCAGATTGAGCATTGGGCTCGTTTAGGTAAGGTTGCGGTAGAAAATACTGATCTTCCAATTGATATGCTCCAAGATATGTTTGTCAGCATTGAGGAGGTAAAAGCCGGCAATCTCAATCCATATAATTTCGGATGATCGTATCTACAACACCTTGATTCGATAGGGTCATTAATAAAATAACAACGGACTAAATAATACCCTCGATGGTGCTCAGCTAGTGTTAATGGCTTATGGAGTTCATGAAAACTTCTATCGTGATTTAAAGCGCTGAGCATCACCGAAAATCGCAATTAAAGGGGCATTTGAGCCCCTTTTTTATTTCCCATTTTCTGGTAAAATGTAGTTACATTGAGACTACAATATAATTCAATGCTTTTAGTGGGAGACTCGCATGACTATTGCAGATACATATGTACGCGCCAGAATAGATATGGCAACCAAAAATCGCGCTTCTGACGCACTTGAGGCAATGGGTTTATCCATTTCAGACGCTATTCGTATGCTGATGTTGCGAATAGCAGATGAAAAGCAGTTGCCTTTTTCAGTGAAGGTTCCTAACGCCAAAACAAAAAAGGCCATAGCAGAGCTTGAGGCGGGCAAAGGCAAGCGGTTTAAAACCAGCAAGGATTTGATGGCGGATCTGCATGCGGGAGATTGAGAGATCTTCAGTATTTAAAAGAGACTTTAAGCGAATATATTCAAACCCTCGGCATAAGAAGGACATTGAAGAGCTTCTGTTGGTGACGATAGAT is a window from the Polynucleobacter sp. MWH-Aus1W21 genome containing:
- a CDS encoding linear amide C-N hydrolase; translation: MKHSWTKQILAASVSATLAFAPLISNACTSFMLKGSDGGSVYGRTMEFGMPLKSELITIPKNYALKGIGADGQYGSGRSWTTKYAVAGMNPLGLPELVDGMNEKGLMGGVLNLPNSAQYQAVSAAESANSINSVQVLTYALSNFATVDEIKAGLQQIKVNGAKLAIYGTATPLVHYTFHDAKGKSIVVEYVKGQLTIFDNPTTVMTNDPPFEYHLRDIGNYVNLSNVEKPPLKINGATFNAPSSGTGLHGMPGDFLSTSRFIRALFLSNSVPTSFTTAQMGDAAWHILGSFDIPPGSVTLPASNPYGGGVGGYEVTEWSVVANNKNMTYSVKMYENTNIYVFDFKKLDVNAKEIKSVKLNQPKLTLPLN
- the recR gene encoding recombination mediator RecR, with translation MARIEAPQDALGRLIEALRVLPGVGPKSAQRMAFYLLQHDRNGAAVLAQSLGEAVETVGHCARCNTFSETQICSTCSDERRDPSLLCIVETPADQVMVEQTLSFKGNYFVLMGRLSPLDGMGPNEIGFDRLLNRIETPDTGVPIREVVLATNFTSEGEATAHYIGEVLKSKGIKVTRIARGIPVGGELEYVDAGTLARALMDRR
- a CDS encoding ParD-like family protein: MSIKVQLSASLVHDAKSASEISGRSIPEQIEHWARLGKVAVENTDLPIDMLQDMFVSIEEVKAGNLNPYNFG
- a CDS encoding type II toxin-antitoxin system RelB/DinJ family antitoxin, translated to MTIADTYVRARIDMATKNRASDALEAMGLSISDAIRMLMLRIADEKQLPFSVKVPNAKTKKAIAELEAGKGKRFKTSKDLMADLHAGD
- a CDS encoding YbaB/EbfC family nucleoid-associated protein; protein product: MMKGGLAGLMKQAQQMQEKMKTAQAELTALEVTGQAAGGLVKVTISGKYELKRVQIDPGAMDDREMLEDLIVTAYTEAFKQVEAASAQMMSGATAGMPMPPGFKLPF
- the dnaX gene encoding DNA polymerase III subunit gamma/tau, encoding MTALALARSWRPKTFSELVGQDHVVKALTHALDQGRLHHAWLFTGTRGVGKTTIARIMAKALNCTGSDGSGKMTSEPCGKCPACMEIDAGRFVDYIEMDAASNRGVDDIASLLEKAAYAPSNGRYKVYMIDEVHMLTNHAFNAMLKTLEEPPEHVKFILATTDPQKIPVTILSRCLQFNLKQMPVPLIVEHLEKVLASEKVEYEVNALRVLAKAAQGSMRDALSLTDQAIAYAAGKVTEESVRGMLGTLDDAYLIRILDCLIAKDGASLLSVANEMGERSMSFSLALQDLSSLLQKIAAAQVVPESILDDWPEAGEIRRLAGQLTKEEAQLFYQITITSRPDLSLAPDEQTGFAMTLLRMLAFRPGNNNGGGGGSTVPSSPSAPPVSSARPTPAAQSSAPAARTAVPAPAAKPASPVPSSAASAPVAAAGNSAERPDWHALMRQLPVKGLVQQLAFQTELQDWNDSAAGVRATIVTPMPQLASEASVGRLCDALTAHFGKPVKIVIEKGEVEGKTVAKVDAQIHQEKRMNAEQMIAADPFIQQLEKEFGAKVVGGSVKPL